In Apostichopus japonicus isolate 1M-3 chromosome 3, ASM3797524v1, whole genome shotgun sequence, a single genomic region encodes these proteins:
- the LOC139965527 gene encoding ADP/ATP translocase 2-like produces MSWLITRVGIGNRFTSPASHTYVLYYKPVVGPSLQLTVVSHTESVSGIFFTFVAPIPTPRKMTTAFSKEGAISFAKDLAAGGVAAAISKTAVAPIERVKLLLQVQHASKQITKEMQYKGIVDCFSRVTKEQGFFSLWRGNLANVIRYFPTQALNFAFKDKYKQIFLSGVDKKQFWRYFAGNLASGGAAGATSLCFVYPLDFARTRLAADIGKSMAERQFKGLGHCLTSIYKSDGMSGLYRGFSVSVQGIIIYRAAYFGFYDTAKGMLPDNIRGNFFISWMVAQTVTTCSGIISYPFDTVRRRMMMQSGRKDILYKNTLDCWRKIAKTEGGSAFFKGAFSNVLRGTGGALVLVLYDEIKKFLV; encoded by the exons ATGTCCTGGTTAATCACGCGCGTAGGAATAGGTAACCGGTTTACGTCACCGGCTTCACATACGTACGTATTATACTACAAACCGGTCGTAGGACCATCTCTGCAGCTAACTGTAGTGTCGCACACTGAATCTGTCAGTGGAATTTTCTTTACGTTTGTAGCACCAATACCAACGCCACGCAAAATGACGACCGCCTTTTCAAAAGAAGGAGCAATTTCCTTTGCCAAGGATCTTGCAGCCGGTGGAGTTGCAGCAGCTATATCTAAAACAGCTGTAGCACCAATCGAGAGAGTGAAATTGCTTCTTCAG GTCCAACATGCATCCAAACAGATCACCAAAGAAATGCAATACAAAGGCATCGTTGATTGCTTCTCCCGAGTGACCAAGGAACAGGGATTCTTCTCACTATGGAGAGGAAACTTGGCCAATGTGATCAGATACTTTCCCACACAA GCGCTCAACTTTGCTTTCAAGGACAAATACAAGCAGATTTTCCTTAGTGGTGTAGACAAAAAGCAATTCTGGCGTTACTTTGCTGGCAATCTAGCTTCTGGTGGTGCTGCTGGTGCAACGTCCCTCTGCTTTGTGTACCCACTGGATTTTGCCCGTACGAGGTTAGCCGCTGACATCGGCAAGAGCATGGCAGAACGGCAGTTCAAGGGTCTCGGTCACTGCCTGACGAGCATCTACAAGTCTGATGGTATGTCTGGTCTCTACAGAGGATTCTCCGTCTCTGTGCAAGGCATCATCATCTACCGTGCAGCTTACTTCGGGTTCTATGACACAGCCAAAGGCATGCTGCCTGACAATATTCGGGGTAACTTCTTTATTTCGTGGATGGTAGCACAGACCGTGACAACGTGCTCGGGCATCATCTCCTATCCATTTGACACCGTcaggaggaggatgatgatgcAGTCTGGCAGGAAAGACATCCTCTACAAGAATACTCTGGACTGCTGGAGGAAGATCGCAAAGACTGAAGGTGGCTCGGCCTTCTTCAAGGGAGCCTTCTCCAACGTCCTTCGTGGTACTGGTGGTGCTCTTGTCCTAGTACTCTACGATGAAATTAAGAAGTTCCTTGTGTAA